In Silene latifolia isolate original U9 population chromosome 3, ASM4854445v1, whole genome shotgun sequence, a single window of DNA contains:
- the LOC141648171 gene encoding uncharacterized protein LOC141648171, whose amino-acid sequence MEMEMEMEMEMEMMKMERDLERKMKLTKSKSTSRLRRKELEYVCVICKVHLRNITDISEHVSGHLDFLRTGRAEEADEFHNLEIGNKQESIEYQCSLCKQHFATPGYLAKHVHDHLLSLGLELKQVELKQDEDDNSKIGYGYKDEEDEYNEKDEGREVCITDDSLAHASRSKAGIAEEDFNSQRADIALGSSRKVTNDLYNFKELFDIIEKKVKELDINTTFSLVGVDYLHKFVEGKSFEVPVLPHFAQEFFRNAEMSRDLPSSENLGLQVRDAGEVGNVNGERNDLIEMVRKLEEKVKELDIKTTLSLMGVDYLHKFVNGKSPEEPDVSHLAQELYMIGRRRCYGN is encoded by the exons atggagatggagatggagatggagatggagatggagatgatGAAGATGGAGAGAGATCTCGAGAGAAAGATGAAGCTCACCAAATCCAAATCAACTTCCCGTCTCAG AAGAAAAGAACTTGAATATGTATGCGTAATTTGCAAGGTGCACTTACGGAATATTACGGATATTTCTGAGCATGTGAGTGGTCACTTGGATTTCCTCAGAACTGGACGTGCAGAGGAAGCAGATGAATTTCACAACTTGGAAATAGG AAATAAACAAGAGAGCATTGAATATCAATGCTCACTTTGCAAACAGCATTTCGCGACTCCTGGGTATTTAGCTAAGCATGTCCATGATCACCTACTATCCCTCGGACTTGAACTTAAACAAGTTGAACTTAAACAAGATGAAGATGACAACTCCAAAATAGG GTATGGATATaaggatgaagaagatgaatataATGAGAAGGACGAGGGAAGAGAAGTATG CATAACTGACGATAGTCTAGCACACGCTAGTCGTTCGAAGGCAGGGATTGCCGAGGAGGACTTCAACAGCCAG AGGGCTGATATTGCTCTTGGATCATCTCGGAAAGTTACCAATGATCTTTACAACTTTAAGGAGTTGTTTGACATAATC GAGAAGAAGGTAAAGGAGTTGGACATAAATACG ACTTTTTCACTTGTGGGTGTCGACTACTTGCACAAATTTGTCGAGGGCAAGTCTTTCGAAGTTCCTGTACTCCCTCATTTTGCCCAG GAATTCTTCAGAAATGCTGAGATGTCTCGTGATCTTCCATCTTCAGAAAATCTTGGTCTCCAG GTTCGCGATGCGGGTGAAGTTGGGAATGTTAACGGTGAGCGTAACGACTTGATAGAGATGGTTCGCAAACTG gaggagaaggtaaaggagcttgACATAAAAACG ACTCTTTCACTTATGGGTGTCGACTACTTGCACAAATTTGTCAATGGAAAGTCTCCCGAAGAACCTGATGTCTCTCACCTTGCCCAG GAATTATACATGATAGGAAGACGAAGATGCTATGGGAACTAG